From Sphingomonas bisphenolicum, one genomic window encodes:
- the ureC gene encoding urease subunit alpha, protein MPVTMTRRAYAGMFGPTTGDRVRLGDSSLFIRVEEDRTIYGEEVKFGGGKVIRDGMGQSQMSRADGAPDTVITNALILDHWGIVKADVAIRDGLIAAIGKAGNPDVQPGVTIPIGPGTEIIAGEGRILTAGGIDAHIHFICPQQVDEALNAGITTMLGGGTGPAHGTLATTCTPGGWHIGRMLQALETMPMNFGLFGKGNASQPQALEEMIRAGVCGLKLHEDWGTTPAAIDCCLSVADDYDIQVAIHTDTLNEAGFVESTVGAFKGRTIHAFHTEGAGGGHAPDIIKVAGLPNVLPSSTNPTRPYTVNTIEEHLDMLMVCHHLDPRIAEDVAFADSRIRKETIAAEDILHDLGAFSMMSSDSQAMGRVGETIIRCWQSADKMKQQRGSLGSDDADSDNFRAKRYIAKYTINPAIAHGIGHIVGSIAVGKLADLVLWSPAFFAVKPDMVIKGGSIATAPMGDPNASIPTPQPVHYRPMFGGMGRAGALSAVHFVSAAGIADGIGERLHLARPLEAVRNTRSGIGKASMILNDAMPDIQVDPETYEVRADGELLTCEPASVLPFAQRYFLF, encoded by the coding sequence ATGCCCGTGACCATGACCCGCCGCGCCTATGCCGGGATGTTCGGCCCCACGACCGGGGACCGCGTGCGGCTGGGTGATTCTTCGCTCTTCATCCGGGTCGAGGAAGACCGGACCATCTATGGCGAGGAAGTGAAGTTCGGCGGCGGCAAGGTGATCCGCGACGGCATGGGGCAAAGCCAGATGAGCCGCGCGGACGGCGCGCCCGACACCGTCATCACCAATGCGCTGATCCTGGATCACTGGGGTATCGTGAAGGCCGACGTGGCGATCCGCGACGGCCTGATCGCTGCGATCGGCAAGGCGGGCAACCCGGACGTCCAGCCCGGCGTCACCATTCCCATCGGGCCAGGTACGGAGATCATCGCGGGCGAAGGCCGCATCCTGACCGCGGGCGGGATCGACGCCCATATCCATTTCATCTGCCCCCAGCAGGTGGACGAGGCGCTGAATGCGGGCATCACCACCATGCTGGGCGGCGGCACCGGCCCGGCGCACGGTACGCTGGCGACGACCTGTACGCCCGGCGGCTGGCATATCGGACGCATGTTGCAGGCGCTCGAAACCATGCCGATGAATTTCGGCCTGTTCGGCAAGGGCAATGCCAGCCAGCCCCAGGCGCTGGAGGAGATGATCCGCGCGGGCGTCTGCGGCCTCAAGCTGCACGAGGATTGGGGCACGACCCCGGCCGCGATCGACTGCTGCCTGTCGGTCGCCGACGACTATGACATCCAGGTCGCGATCCATACCGACACGCTCAACGAAGCGGGCTTCGTCGAAAGCACGGTCGGCGCGTTCAAGGGGCGGACCATCCACGCCTTTCATACCGAGGGTGCGGGTGGCGGCCATGCGCCCGACATCATCAAGGTGGCGGGCCTGCCCAACGTCCTGCCCTCCTCCACCAACCCGACCCGGCCCTATACCGTCAACACGATCGAGGAACATCTCGACATGCTGATGGTCTGCCACCATCTCGACCCGCGCATCGCCGAGGATGTCGCCTTCGCCGACAGCCGCATCCGCAAGGAGACGATCGCGGCGGAGGATATTCTCCACGATCTGGGCGCCTTTTCGATGATGTCGTCGGACAGCCAGGCGATGGGGCGCGTGGGCGAGACGATCATCCGCTGCTGGCAGAGTGCGGACAAGATGAAGCAGCAGCGCGGGTCGCTGGGATCGGACGATGCCGACAGCGACAATTTCCGCGCGAAACGCTATATCGCCAAATATACGATCAACCCGGCGATCGCCCATGGCATCGGCCATATTGTGGGATCGATCGCCGTCGGCAAGCTGGCCGATCTCGTTCTCTGGTCGCCCGCCTTCTTCGCGGTGAAGCCCGACATGGTCATCAAAGGCGGCAGCATCGCCACCGCGCCGATGGGCGACCCCAATGCCAGCATCCCCACGCCCCAGCCGGTCCATTACCGCCCGATGTTCGGCGGCATGGGCCGGGCAGGCGCGCTGTCGGCGGTGCATTTCGTGTCGGCTGCGGGGATTGCGGACGGGATCGGCGAGCGGCTGCACCTCGCCCGGCCGCTCGAAGCCGTGCGCAATACGCGCAGCGGGATCGGCAAGGCGTCGATGATCCTGAACGACGCGATGCCCGACATCCAGGTCGATCCCGAGACTTACGAAGTGCGGGCCGACGGCGAACTGCTCACCTGCGAACCGGCCAGCGTGCTGCCGTTCGCGCAGCGCTATTTCCTGTTCTGA
- a CDS encoding urease subunit beta, producing MIPGEIIPASGDILLNERRVPVTLTIANSGDRPIQVGSHYHFAETNPALVFDRAAARGYRLDIPSGTAVRFEPGQTRDVQLIPYAGDRIVIGFRGDVMGKL from the coding sequence GTGATCCCCGGCGAGATCATCCCCGCCAGCGGCGACATATTGCTCAACGAGAGGCGTGTCCCCGTCACCCTCACTATCGCCAATAGCGGCGACCGGCCGATCCAGGTCGGCAGCCATTATCATTTCGCCGAAACCAACCCGGCGCTGGTCTTCGATCGGGCAGCGGCGCGCGGCTATCGGCTCGACATACCGTCGGGCACCGCCGTCCGCTTCGAGCCTGGCCAGACGCGCGACGTGCAGCTCATCCCCTATGCCGGCGACCGGATCGTCATCGGCTTCCGCGGCGATGTGATGGGGAAGCTCTGA
- a CDS encoding urease subunit gamma, translating to MNLTGREKDKLLVAMAAMVARGRLARGVKLNHPEAIALITDHVVEGARDGQSVAALMASGGHVLTRDQVMEGIAEMIHDIQVEATFPDGTKLVTVHRPIR from the coding sequence ATGAATCTCACGGGGCGGGAAAAGGACAAGCTGCTGGTCGCGATGGCCGCGATGGTCGCGCGGGGCCGGCTGGCGCGCGGGGTGAAGCTCAATCATCCCGAAGCGATCGCGCTCATCACCGACCATGTGGTGGAGGGCGCACGCGACGGCCAGTCGGTCGCCGCATTGATGGCGAGCGGCGGCCATGTGCTGACCCGCGATCAGGTGATGGAGGGCATAGCCGAGATGATCCACGACATACAGGTCGAGGCGACCTTCCCCGACGGCACGAAGCTGGTCACCGTGCATCGGCCGATCCGGTGA
- a CDS encoding urease accessory protein UreD, giving the protein MSYMTVQSAITVPPKSRHQRVDGRAMVAFSPRGVRDMMQVAPARLLFPDGREGDFPLAVTVTTSGGLTGGDRLALDVIVDPGAAATIVPQAAEKLYRALDEDEPTRIDTRITIGAGATCEWLAQEAILFDRSRMRRTLDANLAPDARMLAMETLVLGRGAMGESYTSGLIHDAWRIRRDGRLVWADTLHVEGDFANQGRAPFGFGDATAIATLVYAGADAGDYLDLARSLFEGPGAGATSFDGLLILRLTAADPQALRKDVMRAAGILRAAIFGLSPTMPTICYC; this is encoded by the coding sequence ATGTCTTATATGACCGTGCAAAGCGCCATCACCGTGCCGCCCAAGTCCCGGCACCAGCGGGTGGACGGGCGCGCCATGGTCGCCTTTTCCCCGCGCGGCGTCCGCGACATGATGCAGGTGGCGCCGGCGCGGCTGCTGTTCCCCGATGGGCGCGAGGGCGATTTTCCCCTGGCCGTCACCGTCACGACCAGCGGCGGGCTGACCGGCGGCGACCGGCTGGCGCTCGACGTCATCGTCGATCCCGGCGCGGCGGCGACGATCGTGCCGCAGGCAGCCGAAAAGCTGTACCGCGCGCTGGACGAGGACGAACCGACCCGCATTGACACCCGCATCACCATCGGCGCGGGCGCGACCTGCGAATGGCTGGCGCAGGAGGCGATATTGTTCGACCGCAGCCGGATGCGGCGCACGCTCGACGCGAACCTTGCGCCCGACGCGCGGATGCTGGCGATGGAGACGCTGGTGCTGGGGCGCGGCGCGATGGGGGAAAGCTACACCAGCGGCCTGATCCACGACGCCTGGCGCATCCGGCGCGACGGGCGGCTGGTCTGGGCCGACACGCTCCATGTCGAAGGCGATTTCGCGAACCAGGGCCGCGCGCCTTTCGGCTTCGGCGATGCGACCGCGATCGCCACTTTGGTCTATGCCGGAGCGGATGCGGGCGACTATCTCGACCTGGCGCGCAGCCTGTTCGAGGGGCCGGGTGCGGGCGCGACCAGTTTCGACGGCCTGCTGATCCTGCGCCTGACCGCCGCCGATCCGCAGGCGCTGCGCAAGGATGTGATGCGCGCGGCGGGCATATTGCGCGCCGCCATTTTCGGATTGTCGCCAACCATGCCAACCATCTGTTACTGCTAG
- a CDS encoding agmatinase family protein, whose amino-acid sequence MRPKHALLGALLAATVISSAAVVAQNDKPTLPAALEAKIKTLSKEKRDFLTSDPAEMFAGSYDKLFERLATKTPEEISAYIEAMMDAVAASKFNAKTDMAAIPLDTDNENFNGWKLRRPSGLDPKREPGPFELSYYAHGRGGGVYGGGIATFAGAPVAIFPEDLVAGKVDVAIVGAPLDMGSGYRGAKGGPSAMRTQYGAGGIDMYTMVDPSKELKIVDYGDIAVDNMSTERTVAHVRERVAEIARTGAIPFIVGGDHSLEYSDVAGIADVHGKGSFGVVHFDSHYDAGKGGVHFITHGAPVYRAVKEGHVLGKNYIQVGLRGPWPEKEGFEWMRDNGVRYHAMPEVEKNGWAATMERALKEARESGKKLYVSFDVDVLDPAFIPGTGTPVPGGLTMREAIPIVRRLCAENDLIGFEIVELAPVLDPTYRSALNANFIMHACLTGVAMRKKGIRQAGYLSDLTTEHGQPYYGDKAAKDGKAEKVDPGFARGGRRPTN is encoded by the coding sequence ATGAGGCCGAAACATGCGCTGCTGGGCGCTTTGCTCGCCGCCACGGTGATTTCGTCGGCGGCGGTCGTCGCCCAGAATGACAAGCCCACCTTGCCCGCCGCGCTGGAAGCCAAGATCAAGACACTGTCCAAGGAAAAGCGCGATTTCCTGACTTCCGACCCGGCCGAGATGTTCGCCGGCTCCTACGACAAATTGTTCGAGCGGCTGGCGACCAAGACGCCGGAAGAAATCAGCGCCTATATCGAGGCGATGATGGACGCGGTGGCAGCATCGAAGTTCAACGCCAAGACCGACATGGCGGCTATCCCGCTCGATACTGACAATGAAAATTTCAACGGCTGGAAACTGCGCCGGCCCAGCGGCCTGGACCCCAAGCGCGAACCGGGGCCGTTTGAACTCAGCTATTACGCCCATGGTCGCGGCGGCGGCGTTTATGGCGGCGGCATCGCGACCTTCGCCGGCGCGCCGGTCGCGATCTTCCCGGAGGATCTGGTCGCGGGCAAGGTCGACGTCGCGATCGTCGGCGCCCCGCTGGACATGGGATCGGGCTATCGCGGGGCCAAGGGCGGGCCGTCCGCGATGCGCACCCAATATGGCGCGGGCGGCATCGACATGTACACGATGGTCGATCCGTCCAAGGAATTGAAGATCGTCGATTATGGCGACATCGCCGTCGACAATATGTCGACCGAGCGCACCGTCGCCCATGTGCGCGAGCGGGTAGCGGAAATCGCGCGCACCGGTGCCATCCCCTTCATCGTCGGCGGCGACCATAGCCTGGAATATAGCGACGTCGCGGGAATCGCCGACGTCCATGGCAAGGGCAGTTTCGGCGTCGTCCATTTTGATTCCCACTATGATGCGGGCAAGGGCGGTGTCCATTTCATCACCCATGGCGCCCCGGTCTATCGCGCGGTCAAGGAAGGCCATGTGCTGGGCAAGAATTATATCCAGGTGGGCCTGCGCGGGCCATGGCCGGAGAAGGAAGGCTTCGAATGGATGCGCGACAATGGCGTGCGCTACCATGCGATGCCGGAGGTCGAGAAGAATGGATGGGCCGCGACGATGGAACGCGCGCTCAAGGAAGCGCGGGAGAGCGGCAAGAAGCTCTACGTCTCCTTCGACGTGGACGTGCTCGACCCCGCCTTCATCCCCGGCACCGGCACCCCGGTCCCCGGCGGGCTGACGATGCGGGAGGCGATCCCGATCGTGCGCCGCCTGTGCGCCGAAAATGATCTGATCGGTTTCGAGATCGTGGAACTCGCCCCAGTGCTGGACCCGACCTATCGCAGCGCCTTGAACGCCAATTTCATCATGCACGCCTGCCTGACCGGGGTGGCGATGCGCAAGAAGGGGATCAGGCAGGCGGGCTATCTGTCCGACCTGACCACCGAACATGGCCAGCCCTATTATGGCGACAAGGCGGCCAAGGACGGCAAGGCGGAGAAGGTCGATCCCGGTTTCGCGCGGGGCGGTCGTCGGCCGACGAACTGA